The Chaetodon trifascialis isolate fChaTrf1 chromosome 16, fChaTrf1.hap1, whole genome shotgun sequence genome includes a region encoding these proteins:
- the nup98 gene encoding nuclear pore complex protein Nup98-Nup96 isoform X2, with amino-acid sequence MFNKSFGTPFGGGTGGFGTSSTFGQQNAGFGTAGGFGTSAFGTTTNAGGLFGSTQNKPGGLFGSSTFSQPATSSTSTGFGFGAATGTSTSLFGSTGTGTTGGLFSQQNNAFGANKPTSFGSFGTSTSSGGLFGSTNTTSNPFGGTTSLFGGSGFSAAQQPGTTIKFNPPTGSDTMVKAGVTTSINTKHQCITAMKEYENKSLEELRLEDYQAGRKGPTNPMAAATGSLFGPATATSSATTGLFGSTAPNTSFSFGQNKSTFGAATAATGGFGTATGSLFGSQATPQASSLFKPFGQPTTTQSTGFSFGNANTIGQTNTSSMGLFGNTAASQSSGLFGAAQTSTATGFGTGTGLFSQPNTGFGNVGTQQSLFGNKTAGFGTTTSAPSFGTGTGLFGNKPALTLGTGTNTSTFGFGANPAGGSLFGNKPATGGLGTGLGTSFGTVGTGHTSLFGNNQNKLGTALGTMGTFGATGFNSGTNNLGFGPPQQPVALTDPSAAAAQQAMLQQQLSVLAYSPYGDSPLFRNQLSDPKKKEERLKPTNPTAQKALTTPTHYKLTPRPATRVRPKALSSSVASKSQLFDGLDDDEPSITNGAFIPRKSIKKLVLKNLNSSQYSSPTSKETDDLASPSEYPQNGHSHIEEEEEIREVPGPSSRADDDPEVTQFYVNPIAKPIPQGRIQTSLQDTISDLNMHKPARNGLELSSEDVSASLGEDSLQEEREEEQQESQQTPHPAGIVLNRVGYYTIPSMEDLADMVDDNGECVVENFSVGRKGYGSIFFPGEVNVTGLNLDEIVHFRRKEVIVYPDDKNKPPEGEGLNRRAEVTLDGVWPNDKTTCTQIRSPERLTEMNYEGRLEKASRKQGARFLEYRPETGSWVFEVAHFSKYGLQDSDEEEDVPPKTDPKKLKTMMSLPPSRLQQQLPPSQQQVVPQAQSTVVMDLPGGVAELDSDMADITQSFPTESMLGGEEDGDLLTGEMDTSGGKLGGLMSAEHDGVSASIHIASSLGINPHTLQIMKASLFAEDEEESDMFQDHGAMKVSTDISSPRLVLPGVQSRPSGGLLQACFTSGPLSQLSHSPRPFLSPLSRASPAVAESPRQLHWAGPGPSSFPLASRTPEPSVRTVGVRRLGGPIPLKESVTQGKGSLLMDAGLFVGRSFRVGWGPGWTLAHCGHRLSSPSGKQLEHQELTTKTDFSFLPKPARSKPLIESPYKVVLEQLIGLEPPSVKTIEEEEEEEESLAVLQRPLEICLKNSTVDTTDASACPLVRPQPGVAALHEYAEWITDLNDKHGDADSLLGYWSEVWTLCEALWGRLGPADQEPDVETPSEYEQQLERRRTFSAWLAHGATCRVEEEVALAGKGRHTEAIFSYLTGNRISEACRLAQKEGDHRLSLLLSQAMGSQYCRDLLALQLADWNRMQTDSYLAEERLRIFTLLAGKPVWQLSDSVVNVCSELDWKRCLAVHLWFMLPPTASVADSLAKYEAAFQGSCEGGKYACAPLPPYLEAEQPDMEDEEEEEESKRPLHDLCFHLLKLYSDRHYSLQQLLDPLTVTWERLDYRLSWHLWGVLQALHYSHLSASRQGLLHTSYAAQLESAGLWHMAIFILLHIPDHIQRERAVREMLTLHCPLQETEESVRRERFLTERLLIPEQWIHEAKATRARRDTDRHQEALHLYRAGYWNQCHRLLIQHLASDCIINDNHDYLLEFLEGLAVSEHSATIQDWDTAGRVYLDYIRVIKTLQDIQQMENAGYELERLYTDVTSLCSRIELLPCSTARDRLAQSEMAKRVANILRVVLSLQQGDAASDSLSIPLTQLAPHITRLPMPEDYTLEELRGLTQSYLRQLIVSQ; translated from the exons ATGTTCAACAAGTCATTTGGTACTCCCTTCGGGGGAGGGACAGGGGGGTTTGGCACCTCATCGACCTTTGGACAGCAAA ATGCAGGTTTTGGGACAGCAGGAGGCTTTGGGACATCTGCGTTTGGGACCACCACCAATGCTGGAGGACTGTTTGGCTCCACACAGAATAAACCTG GTGGTCTGTTTGGGTCCAGCACATTCAGCCAGCCAGCAACTTCCTCCACCAGCACTGGATTTGGTTTTGGTGCAGCGACCGGCACTTCAACTAGCCTATTTGGCAGCACCGGAACAGGCACCACTGGCGGACTcttctcccagcagaacaatgctTTTGGTGCCAACAAACCCACCTCTTTTGGAA GCTTTGGGACAAGCACCAGCAGTGGCGGGCTGTTTGGGTCGACCAACACCACCTCCAACCCTTTCGGTGGAACAACCTCCCTCTTTGGAGGATCAGGCTTTTCCGCTGCCCAGCAGCCAGGAACAACCATAAAATTCAAT CctccaacaggaagtgacacgaTGGTGAAAGCAGGTGTGACCACAAGTATCAACACCAAGCACCAATGTATCACAGCCATGAAGGAATACGAGAACAAATCCTTGGAG GAGTTGAGGTTAGAGGACTATCAAGCGGGCAGGAAAGGCCCAACCAACCCGATGGCTGCGGCGACAGGCAGTTTGTTCGGACCGGCCACTGCCACATCCAGTGCCACCACTGGTCTGTTTGGTTCTACTGCACCCAACACAAGCTTCTCCTTCGGACAGAACAAGAGCACCTTTGGAGCAGCAA cagcagcaactgGTGGTTTCGGTACGGCCACAGGCAGTCTCTTCGGTTCGCAGGCCACGCCACAAGCTAGCAGCCTCTTCAAGCCGTTTGGTCAGCCCACCACCACACAGAGCACCGGCTTCTCCTTTGGTAACGCCAACACAATAGGAcagaccaacaccagcagcatg GGTTTATTTGGGAACACGGCAGCGTCTCAGTCAAGTGGGTTGTTCGGCGCTGCTCAGACAAGCACTGCCACAGGCTTTGGGACAGGCACTGGGCTGTTCAGCCAACCCAACACTGGATTTGGAAATGTCGGCACTCAG cAAAGTTTATTTGGTAATAAGACAGCCGGGTTTGGCACCACCACCAGCGCCCCATCCTTTGGCACTGGCACTGGGCTGTTTGGTAACAAACCTGCTCTCACGCTGGGTACTGGAACCAACACCTCCACCTTTG GTTTTGGCGCAAATCCTGCTGGAGGGAGTCTGTTTGGCAACAAGCCAGCCACTGGAGGACTGGGCACAGGACTGGGAACCAGTTTCGGAACAG tGGGTACAGGACACACATCTCTGTTTGGAAATAACCAGAACAAACTGGGCACCGCACTGGGAACAATGGGAACATTTGGAGCAACCGGATTCAACAGCGGAACCAACAACCTGGGCTTTGGACCTCCACAACAACCCGTCG CCCTCACGGACCCGAGTGCAGCGGCCGCCCAGCAGGCcatgcttcagcagcagctcagtgttctGGCGTACTCACCATATGGAGACTCACCGCTGTTCAGAAACCAGCTGTCAGACCccaagaagaaagaggag CGTTTGAAACCAACCAATCCGACGGCCCAGAAGGCTCTGACCACTCCCACTCACTACAAGCTGACCCCTCGACCTGCAACTAGAGTTCGCCCCAAAGCCCTGTCGTCATCAGTGGCCTCCAAGTCGCAGCTCTTCGATGGCCTGGATGATGACGAGCCCTCAATCACCAATGGAGCCTTCATACCCAG GAAGAGCATCAAGAAACTTGTGCTGAAGAACCTGAACAGCAGTCAGTACAGCAGTCCAACCAGCAAAGAGACAGATGACCTCGCCTCACCATCAGAGTATCCACAAAATGGACACAG tcatatagaggaggaggaggagataagGGAGGTGCCGGGCCCCAGTAGTCGGGCAGACGACGACCCGGAGGTCACCCAGTTCTATGTCAACCCGATTGCCAAGCCGATCCCGCAGGGCCGCATCCAGACCAGCCTGCAAGACACCATCAGTGACCTCAACATGCACAAACCAGCCAGGAACGGACTGGAG CTGAGCAGCGAGGACGTATCGGCGTCTCTGGGGGAGGACTCTctgcaagaggagagagaggaggagcagcaggagtcCCAACAGACTCCTCACCCAGCAG gCATTGTTCTAAACCGTGTTGGTTATTACACCATCCCCTCCATGGAGGATCTGGCTGACATGGTGGACGACAACGGAGAGTGTGTTGTGGAAAACTTCTCTGTTGGCAGGAAAG GCTACGGCTCCATCTTCTTCCCTGGTGAGGTGAATGTGACGGGATTGAACCTGGATGAGATTGTCCACTTCAGGCGCAAAGAGGTCATTGTCTACCcagatgacaaaaacaagcCACCAGAGGGGGAGGGGCTTAACAG GCGAGCGGAGGTCACGCTGGACGGCGTTTGGCCAAATGACAAGACGACCTGCACTCAGATCAGGAGCCCTGAGCGTCTGACTGAGATGAACTACGAGGGTCGGCTGGAGAAAGCCTCGCGCAAACAGGGAGCGCGTTTCCTGGAGTACAGACCTGAGACTGGATCCTGGGTGTTTGAG GTGGCCCATTTCTCCAAATATGGCCTCCAGGATTCTGACGAGGAGGAAGATGTCCCGCCCAAAACTGACCCCAAGAAGCTGAAGACAATGATGTCACTTCCTCCCTCCAGGCTGCAGCAACAACTTCCCCCCTCCCAGCAGCAGGTGGTGCCACAGGCTCAG TCCACTGTTGTCATGGATCTTCCGGGGGGCGTGGCGGAGCTTGATAGCGACATGGCTGACATCACCCAGAGCTTCCCGAcagagagcatgctgggaggagaggaggatggtgaCCTGCTGACAGGAGAGATGGACACGTCGGGCGGGAAGCTCGGAGGTTTGATGTCTGCAGAGCACGACGGCGTCTCTGCATCCATCCACATAGCGTCCTCGCTGGGGATCAACCCGCACACCCTCCAG ATCATGAAGGCGTCTCTATttgctgaggatgaggaggagagcgacATGTTCCAGGATCATGGAGCAATGAAGGTCTCCACTGACATCTCTTCCCCTCGCCTCGTCCTGCCAGGAGTTCAGAGCCGACCCTCTG ggggTCTCCTTCAGGCGTGTTTTACCTCCGGCCCCCTCTCTCAGCTGTCACATTCTCCTCgcccctttctttctcctctgtctcgGGCGTCTCCGGCAGTGGCTGAATCCCCCCGGCAGTTACACTGGGCGGGGCCGGGCCCCTCATCATTCCCTCTGGCCTCTCGAACTCCAGAGCCTTCGGTCAGGACGGTTGGTGTCCGGCGGCTGGGTGGCCCCATCCCCCTCAAAGAGTCAGTCACTCAGGGGAAG GGGAGTCTGTTGATGGACGCGGGGCTGTTTGTGGGCCGCTCCTTTCGGGTAGGGTGGGGTCCAGGCTGGACGCTGGCACACTGCGGCCACCGGCTGAGCTCACCATCAGGCAAACAGCTCGAGCACCAAGAGCTGACGACCAAAACTGACTTCAGCTTCCTTCCAAAACCTGCCAGGAGCAAACC ACTGATAGAAAGCCCCTATAAGGTAGTGTTggagcagctgattggtctGGAGCCTCCATCAGTGAAGACcattgaggaggaggaggaggaagaggagagcctGGCAGTGCTGCAGCGCCCGCTGGAGATCTGCCTGAAGAACAGCACTGTTGACACCACAGACGCCTCCGCCTGTCCTCTGGTCCGACCGCAGCCCGGCGTGGCAGCTCTGCATGAATATGCTGAGTGGATCACCGATCTGAACGACAAGCACGGAGACGCAGAct ccctCCTGGGTTATTGGTCTGAGGTCTGGACCCTGTGTGAGGCCTTGTGGGGCCGGTTGGGCCCCGCAGATCAGGAGCCAGATGTTGAGACTCCCAGCGAGtatgagcagcagctggagaggaggcGGACCTTCTCGGCCTGGCTGGCCCATGGAGCCAcctgcagggtggaggaggaggtggcgcTGGCAGGGAAGGGTCGCCACACAGAGGCCATCTTCAGCTACCTGACAGGAAACCGCATCAGCGAGGCGTGTCGACTTGCACAGAAGGAAG GAGACCACCGtctgtccctgctgctgtctcagGCCATGGGCTCCCAGTACTGCCGGGACCTGCTGGCCCTTCAGCTCGCCGACTGGAACCGCATGCAGACCGACAGCTACCTGGCCGAGGAACGGCTGCGCATCTTCACACTGCTTGCTGGGAAACCT GTGTGGCAGTTGTCCGACTCTGTGGTGAATGTGTGCTCTGAGTTGGACTGGAAGCGCTGCTTGGCCGTCCACCTCTGGTTCATGTTGCCTCCCACTGCCTCGGTGGCTGACTCCCTcgctaaatatgaagcagcCTTCCAG GGCTCATGTGAGGGGGGGAAGTACGCCTGTGCCCCCCTGCCTCCATACTTAGAGGCGGAGCAGCCGGacatggaggatgaggaggaggaagaggagtctaAAAGGCCGCTACACGACCTCTGCTTCCACCTGCTCAAACTTTACAGTGACAG ACActacagcctgcagcagctgttggaTCCTCTGACCGTCACCTGGGAGCGTCTGGATTACCGTCTGAGCTGGCACCTGTGGGGCGTCCTGCAGGCGCTGCACTACAGCCACCTGAGCGCCTCGCGGCAGGGACTCCTCCACACCAGCTACGCTGCACAGCTGGAAAGCGCCGGCCTCTGGCACATGGCCATCTTCATCCTGCTACACATCCCCGACCACAT cCAGCGGGAGCGAGCGGTGAGGGAGATGCTGACCCTCCACTGCCccctgcaggagacagaggagtcCGTCCGGAGGGAGCGCTTCCTGACCGAGAGGCTGCTGATTCCAGAGCAGTGGATCCATGAGGCCAAGGCCACCCGAGCCCGCCgtgacactgacagacatcaGGAGGCGCTGCACCTGTACCGGGCCGGATACTGGAACCAGTGTCACCGGCTGCTGATCCAACACCTGGCCTCAG ACTGCATTATCAACGACAACCATGACTACTTGCTGGAGTTCCTGGAGGGGCTGGCAGTCTCTGAACATAGTGCCACCATCCAAGACTGGGACACTGCAGGGAGGGTTTACCTGGACTACATCAGAGTCATAAAGACTCTGCAGGACATCCAGCAG ATGGAAAACGCCGGTTATGAGCTAGAGCGTCTCTACACCGACGTGAcgtctctctgcagcaggatTGAGCTTCTGCCCTGCAGCACCGCCAGAGACCGCCTCGCCCAATCAG AAATGGCGAAGCGTGTGGCCAACATCCTGCGCGTGGTGCTGAGTCTGCAGCAGGGCGACGCCGCGTCCGACTCCCTCAGCATACCGCTCACCCAGCTCGCGCCGCACATCACCCGCCTGCCAATGCCGGAGGACTACACGTTGGAGGAGCTGCGAGGCCTCACGCAGTCATACCTGCGACAGCTCATCGTCAGCCAATGA
- the nup98 gene encoding nuclear pore complex protein Nup98-Nup96 isoform X3 encodes MFNKSFGTPFGGGTGGFGTSSTFGQQNAGFGTAGGFGTSAFGTTTNAGGLFGSTQNKPGGLFGSSTFSQPATSSTSTGFGFGAATGTSTSLFGSTGTGTTGGLFSQQNNAFGANKPTSFGSFGTSTSSGGLFGSTNTTSNPFGGTTSLFGGSGFSAAQQPGTTIKFNPPTGSDTMVKAGVTTSINTKHQCITAMKEYENKSLEELRLEDYQAGRKGPTNPMAAATGSLFGPATATSSATTGLFGSTAPNTSFSFGQNKSTFGAATATGGFGTATGSLFGSQATPQASSLFKPFGQPTTTQSTGFSFGNANTIGQTNTSSMGLFGNTAASQSSGLFGAAQTSTATGFGTGTGLFSQPNTGFGNVGTQQSLFGNKTAGFGTTTSAPSFGTGTGLFGNKPALTLGTGTNTSTFGFGANPAGGSLFGNKPATGGLGTGLGTSFGTAVGTGHTSLFGNNQNKLGTALGTMGTFGATGFNSGTNNLGFGPPQQPVALTDPSAAAAQQAMLQQQLSVLAYSPYGDSPLFRNQLSDPKKKEERLKPTNPTAQKALTTPTHYKLTPRPATRVRPKALSSSVASKSQLFDGLDDDEPSITNGAFIPRKSIKKLVLKNLNSSQYSSPTSKETDDLASPSEYPQNGHSHIEEEEEIREVPGPSSRADDDPEVTQFYVNPIAKPIPQGRIQTSLQDTISDLNMHKPARNGLELSSEDVSASLGEDSLQEEREEEQQESQQTPHPAGIVLNRVGYYTIPSMEDLADMVDDNGECVVENFSVGRKGYGSIFFPGEVNVTGLNLDEIVHFRRKEVIVYPDDKNKPPEGEGLNRRAEVTLDGVWPNDKTTCTQIRSPERLTEMNYEGRLEKASRKQGARFLEYRPETGSWVFEVAHFSKYGLQDSDEEEDVPPKTDPKKLKTMMSLPPSRLQQQLPPSQQQVVPQAQSTVVMDLPGGVAELDSDMADITQSFPTESMLGGEEDGDLLTGEMDTSGGKLGGLMSAEHDGVSASIHIASSLGINPHTLQIMKASLFAEDEEESDMFQDHGAMKVSTDISSPRLVLPGVQSRPSGGLLQACFTSGPLSQLSHSPRPFLSPLSRASPAVAESPRQLHWAGPGPSSFPLASRTPEPSVRTVGVRRLGGPIPLKESVTQGKGSLLMDAGLFVGRSFRVGWGPGWTLAHCGHRLSSPSGKQLEHQELTTKTDFSFLPKPARSKPLIESPYKVVLEQLIGLEPPSVKTIEEEEEEEESLAVLQRPLEICLKNSTVDTTDASACPLVRPQPGVAALHEYAEWITDLNDKHGDADSLLGYWSEVWTLCEALWGRLGPADQEPDVETPSEYEQQLERRRTFSAWLAHGATCRVEEEVALAGKGRHTEAIFSYLTGNRISEACRLAQKEGDHRLSLLLSQAMGSQYCRDLLALQLADWNRMQTDSYLAEERLRIFTLLAGKPVWQLSDSVVNVCSELDWKRCLAVHLWFMLPPTASVADSLAKYEAAFQGSCEGGKYACAPLPPYLEAEQPDMEDEEEEEESKRPLHDLCFHLLKLYSDRHYSLQQLLDPLTVTWERLDYRLSWHLWGVLQALHYSHLSASRQGLLHTSYAAQLESAGLWHMAIFILLHIPDHIQRERAVREMLTLHCPLQETEESVRRERFLTERLLIPEQWIHEAKATRARRDTDRHQEALHLYRAGYWNQCHRLLIQHLASDCIINDNHDYLLEFLEGLAVSEHSATIQDWDTAGRVYLDYIRVIKTLQDIQQMENAGYELERLYTDVTSLCSRIELLPCSTARDRLAQSEMAKRVANILRVVLSLQQGDAASDSLSIPLTQLAPHITRLPMPEDYTLEELRGLTQSYLRQLIVSQ; translated from the exons ATGTTCAACAAGTCATTTGGTACTCCCTTCGGGGGAGGGACAGGGGGGTTTGGCACCTCATCGACCTTTGGACAGCAAA ATGCAGGTTTTGGGACAGCAGGAGGCTTTGGGACATCTGCGTTTGGGACCACCACCAATGCTGGAGGACTGTTTGGCTCCACACAGAATAAACCTG GTGGTCTGTTTGGGTCCAGCACATTCAGCCAGCCAGCAACTTCCTCCACCAGCACTGGATTTGGTTTTGGTGCAGCGACCGGCACTTCAACTAGCCTATTTGGCAGCACCGGAACAGGCACCACTGGCGGACTcttctcccagcagaacaatgctTTTGGTGCCAACAAACCCACCTCTTTTGGAA GCTTTGGGACAAGCACCAGCAGTGGCGGGCTGTTTGGGTCGACCAACACCACCTCCAACCCTTTCGGTGGAACAACCTCCCTCTTTGGAGGATCAGGCTTTTCCGCTGCCCAGCAGCCAGGAACAACCATAAAATTCAAT CctccaacaggaagtgacacgaTGGTGAAAGCAGGTGTGACCACAAGTATCAACACCAAGCACCAATGTATCACAGCCATGAAGGAATACGAGAACAAATCCTTGGAG GAGTTGAGGTTAGAGGACTATCAAGCGGGCAGGAAAGGCCCAACCAACCCGATGGCTGCGGCGACAGGCAGTTTGTTCGGACCGGCCACTGCCACATCCAGTGCCACCACTGGTCTGTTTGGTTCTACTGCACCCAACACAAGCTTCTCCTTCGGACAGAACAAGAGCACCTTTGGAGCAGCAA cagcaactgGTGGTTTCGGTACGGCCACAGGCAGTCTCTTCGGTTCGCAGGCCACGCCACAAGCTAGCAGCCTCTTCAAGCCGTTTGGTCAGCCCACCACCACACAGAGCACCGGCTTCTCCTTTGGTAACGCCAACACAATAGGAcagaccaacaccagcagcatg GGTTTATTTGGGAACACGGCAGCGTCTCAGTCAAGTGGGTTGTTCGGCGCTGCTCAGACAAGCACTGCCACAGGCTTTGGGACAGGCACTGGGCTGTTCAGCCAACCCAACACTGGATTTGGAAATGTCGGCACTCAG cAAAGTTTATTTGGTAATAAGACAGCCGGGTTTGGCACCACCACCAGCGCCCCATCCTTTGGCACTGGCACTGGGCTGTTTGGTAACAAACCTGCTCTCACGCTGGGTACTGGAACCAACACCTCCACCTTTG GTTTTGGCGCAAATCCTGCTGGAGGGAGTCTGTTTGGCAACAAGCCAGCCACTGGAGGACTGGGCACAGGACTGGGAACCAGTTTCGGAACAG cagtGGGTACAGGACACACATCTCTGTTTGGAAATAACCAGAACAAACTGGGCACCGCACTGGGAACAATGGGAACATTTGGAGCAACCGGATTCAACAGCGGAACCAACAACCTGGGCTTTGGACCTCCACAACAACCCGTCG CCCTCACGGACCCGAGTGCAGCGGCCGCCCAGCAGGCcatgcttcagcagcagctcagtgttctGGCGTACTCACCATATGGAGACTCACCGCTGTTCAGAAACCAGCTGTCAGACCccaagaagaaagaggag CGTTTGAAACCAACCAATCCGACGGCCCAGAAGGCTCTGACCACTCCCACTCACTACAAGCTGACCCCTCGACCTGCAACTAGAGTTCGCCCCAAAGCCCTGTCGTCATCAGTGGCCTCCAAGTCGCAGCTCTTCGATGGCCTGGATGATGACGAGCCCTCAATCACCAATGGAGCCTTCATACCCAG GAAGAGCATCAAGAAACTTGTGCTGAAGAACCTGAACAGCAGTCAGTACAGCAGTCCAACCAGCAAAGAGACAGATGACCTCGCCTCACCATCAGAGTATCCACAAAATGGACACAG tcatatagaggaggaggaggagataagGGAGGTGCCGGGCCCCAGTAGTCGGGCAGACGACGACCCGGAGGTCACCCAGTTCTATGTCAACCCGATTGCCAAGCCGATCCCGCAGGGCCGCATCCAGACCAGCCTGCAAGACACCATCAGTGACCTCAACATGCACAAACCAGCCAGGAACGGACTGGAG CTGAGCAGCGAGGACGTATCGGCGTCTCTGGGGGAGGACTCTctgcaagaggagagagaggaggagcagcaggagtcCCAACAGACTCCTCACCCAGCAG gCATTGTTCTAAACCGTGTTGGTTATTACACCATCCCCTCCATGGAGGATCTGGCTGACATGGTGGACGACAACGGAGAGTGTGTTGTGGAAAACTTCTCTGTTGGCAGGAAAG GCTACGGCTCCATCTTCTTCCCTGGTGAGGTGAATGTGACGGGATTGAACCTGGATGAGATTGTCCACTTCAGGCGCAAAGAGGTCATTGTCTACCcagatgacaaaaacaagcCACCAGAGGGGGAGGGGCTTAACAG GCGAGCGGAGGTCACGCTGGACGGCGTTTGGCCAAATGACAAGACGACCTGCACTCAGATCAGGAGCCCTGAGCGTCTGACTGAGATGAACTACGAGGGTCGGCTGGAGAAAGCCTCGCGCAAACAGGGAGCGCGTTTCCTGGAGTACAGACCTGAGACTGGATCCTGGGTGTTTGAG GTGGCCCATTTCTCCAAATATGGCCTCCAGGATTCTGACGAGGAGGAAGATGTCCCGCCCAAAACTGACCCCAAGAAGCTGAAGACAATGATGTCACTTCCTCCCTCCAGGCTGCAGCAACAACTTCCCCCCTCCCAGCAGCAGGTGGTGCCACAGGCTCAG TCCACTGTTGTCATGGATCTTCCGGGGGGCGTGGCGGAGCTTGATAGCGACATGGCTGACATCACCCAGAGCTTCCCGAcagagagcatgctgggaggagaggaggatggtgaCCTGCTGACAGGAGAGATGGACACGTCGGGCGGGAAGCTCGGAGGTTTGATGTCTGCAGAGCACGACGGCGTCTCTGCATCCATCCACATAGCGTCCTCGCTGGGGATCAACCCGCACACCCTCCAG ATCATGAAGGCGTCTCTATttgctgaggatgaggaggagagcgacATGTTCCAGGATCATGGAGCAATGAAGGTCTCCACTGACATCTCTTCCCCTCGCCTCGTCCTGCCAGGAGTTCAGAGCCGACCCTCTG ggggTCTCCTTCAGGCGTGTTTTACCTCCGGCCCCCTCTCTCAGCTGTCACATTCTCCTCgcccctttctttctcctctgtctcgGGCGTCTCCGGCAGTGGCTGAATCCCCCCGGCAGTTACACTGGGCGGGGCCGGGCCCCTCATCATTCCCTCTGGCCTCTCGAACTCCAGAGCCTTCGGTCAGGACGGTTGGTGTCCGGCGGCTGGGTGGCCCCATCCCCCTCAAAGAGTCAGTCACTCAGGGGAAG GGGAGTCTGTTGATGGACGCGGGGCTGTTTGTGGGCCGCTCCTTTCGGGTAGGGTGGGGTCCAGGCTGGACGCTGGCACACTGCGGCCACCGGCTGAGCTCACCATCAGGCAAACAGCTCGAGCACCAAGAGCTGACGACCAAAACTGACTTCAGCTTCCTTCCAAAACCTGCCAGGAGCAAACC ACTGATAGAAAGCCCCTATAAGGTAGTGTTggagcagctgattggtctGGAGCCTCCATCAGTGAAGACcattgaggaggaggaggaggaagaggagagcctGGCAGTGCTGCAGCGCCCGCTGGAGATCTGCCTGAAGAACAGCACTGTTGACACCACAGACGCCTCCGCCTGTCCTCTGGTCCGACCGCAGCCCGGCGTGGCAGCTCTGCATGAATATGCTGAGTGGATCACCGATCTGAACGACAAGCACGGAGACGCAGAct ccctCCTGGGTTATTGGTCTGAGGTCTGGACCCTGTGTGAGGCCTTGTGGGGCCGGTTGGGCCCCGCAGATCAGGAGCCAGATGTTGAGACTCCCAGCGAGtatgagcagcagctggagaggaggcGGACCTTCTCGGCCTGGCTGGCCCATGGAGCCAcctgcagggtggaggaggaggtggcgcTGGCAGGGAAGGGTCGCCACACAGAGGCCATCTTCAGCTACCTGACAGGAAACCGCATCAGCGAGGCGTGTCGACTTGCACAGAAGGAAG GAGACCACCGtctgtccctgctgctgtctcagGCCATGGGCTCCCAGTACTGCCGGGACCTGCTGGCCCTTCAGCTCGCCGACTGGAACCGCATGCAGACCGACAGCTACCTGGCCGAGGAACGGCTGCGCATCTTCACACTGCTTGCTGGGAAACCT GTGTGGCAGTTGTCCGACTCTGTGGTGAATGTGTGCTCTGAGTTGGACTGGAAGCGCTGCTTGGCCGTCCACCTCTGGTTCATGTTGCCTCCCACTGCCTCGGTGGCTGACTCCCTcgctaaatatgaagcagcCTTCCAG GGCTCATGTGAGGGGGGGAAGTACGCCTGTGCCCCCCTGCCTCCATACTTAGAGGCGGAGCAGCCGGacatggaggatgaggaggaggaagaggagtctaAAAGGCCGCTACACGACCTCTGCTTCCACCTGCTCAAACTTTACAGTGACAG ACActacagcctgcagcagctgttggaTCCTCTGACCGTCACCTGGGAGCGTCTGGATTACCGTCTGAGCTGGCACCTGTGGGGCGTCCTGCAGGCGCTGCACTACAGCCACCTGAGCGCCTCGCGGCAGGGACTCCTCCACACCAGCTACGCTGCACAGCTGGAAAGCGCCGGCCTCTGGCACATGGCCATCTTCATCCTGCTACACATCCCCGACCACAT cCAGCGGGAGCGAGCGGTGAGGGAGATGCTGACCCTCCACTGCCccctgcaggagacagaggagtcCGTCCGGAGGGAGCGCTTCCTGACCGAGAGGCTGCTGATTCCAGAGCAGTGGATCCATGAGGCCAAGGCCACCCGAGCCCGCCgtgacactgacagacatcaGGAGGCGCTGCACCTGTACCGGGCCGGATACTGGAACCAGTGTCACCGGCTGCTGATCCAACACCTGGCCTCAG ACTGCATTATCAACGACAACCATGACTACTTGCTGGAGTTCCTGGAGGGGCTGGCAGTCTCTGAACATAGTGCCACCATCCAAGACTGGGACACTGCAGGGAGGGTTTACCTGGACTACATCAGAGTCATAAAGACTCTGCAGGACATCCAGCAG ATGGAAAACGCCGGTTATGAGCTAGAGCGTCTCTACACCGACGTGAcgtctctctgcagcaggatTGAGCTTCTGCCCTGCAGCACCGCCAGAGACCGCCTCGCCCAATCAG AAATGGCGAAGCGTGTGGCCAACATCCTGCGCGTGGTGCTGAGTCTGCAGCAGGGCGACGCCGCGTCCGACTCCCTCAGCATACCGCTCACCCAGCTCGCGCCGCACATCACCCGCCTGCCAATGCCGGAGGACTACACGTTGGAGGAGCTGCGAGGCCTCACGCAGTCATACCTGCGACAGCTCATCGTCAGCCAATGA